The genomic segment ctgtttcctgagatccagggtcaacgcagccgtctaccagcaagttttagagcacttcattcttcctgctgctgacctgctctatggagatggagatttcaagttccaacaggacttggcgcctgcacacagcgcaaaatctacccgtgcctggtttacggaccatggtatttctgttctaaattggcccgccaactcccctgaccttagccccatagaaaatctgtggggtattgtgaaaaggaagatgcagaatgccagacccaaaaacgcagaagagttgaaggccactatcagagcaacctgggctctcataacacctgagcagtgccagaaactcatcgactccatgccacgccgcattaacgcagtaattgaggcaaaaggagctccaaccaagtattgagtattgtacatgctcatatttttcattttcatacttttcagttggccaacatttctaaaaatcccttttttgtattagccttaagtaatattctaattttgtgacacacggaattttggattttcatttgttgccacttcaaatcatcaaaattaaatgaaataaacatttgaatgcatcagtctgtgtgcaatgaataaatataatgtacaagttacaccttttgaatgcaattactgaaataaatcaagtttttcaaaatattctaatttactggcttttacctgtaaaaatatatatgtatatatttcttaCAGACATATATATGGCATAGCAACCTGTAATTGGAAGAGACTTGTTATtgttatgcagaatgaaactgtTCTGAGGGGTGTACCTGGCTGCTCGTCATCGTCGCTGTTGTCTGAGGTTCTGTGCGCCGCCTGCATttcgacatcacttcctgtggtgGCCTTCCTCTGCTCGCCCCCGTCCCCCTCGTCCTCGCTGTCTGACTTCATCACAGCCTTCCACTTGCCCCGTCCTTTCCCCTCAGCGTTCCCTTGCCGCGTCTCGGCCTCGTCATCAGAGTCAACGCGCGCCGCCTTGCGTCGAGTCGGCATCTCAGCGTCCGAGTCACTATCAGGTTTGGAGGGTCGGCTCGGGGACTTTGCTTTAATGCCCTCGTCGCCAGAGTCGCTGTCCGCGTTGGAGTGGCGGCTAAGAGACTTTGCTTTAGGGCCCTCGTCCCCAGAATCGCTGTCAGTGTTGAAAGGGCGGCGAGGAGACTTTTCTTTAGAGCCCTTGTCGCCAGAACCGCTGTCCGCTTTGGAGTGGCGGCTAAGAGACTTTGCTTTAGCGCCCTCGTCCCCAGAATCACTGTCAGCGTTGAAAGGGCGGCGAGGAGACTTTTCTTTAGCGCCCTTGTCGCCAGAACCGCTGTCCGCTTTGGAGTGGCGGCTAAGAGACTTTGCTTTAGCGCCCTCGCCCCCAGAATCGCTGTCAGCGTTGAAAGGGCGGCGAGGAGACTTTTCTTTAGCGCCCTCGCCCCCAGAATCGCTGTCAACATTGAAAGAGCGGCGAGGAGACTTTTCTTTAGCGTCCTCGTCGCCAGAGTCACTATCAGCATTGGAGTGGCGGCCAGGAGACTTTGTTTTGGCGCCCTCGTCGCCGGAATCGCTGTCTGCGTTGAAAGGGCGGCTAGGAGATTTTGCTTTAGCGTCCTCATCGCCAGAATCACTGTCCGCATTGAAAGGGCGGCTGGGAGACTTTGTTTTGGCGTCCTCGTCGCCAGAATCACTGTCAGCATTGAAAGGGCGACGAGGAGACTTTGTTTTGGCGTCCTCGTCGCCAGAATCACTGTCAGCATTGAAAGGGCGACGAGGAGACTTTGTTTTGGCGTCCTCATCGCCAGAATCGCTGTCAGCGTTGAAGGGGCGACTGGGAGACTTTGCTTTGGTGTTCTCGTCGCCAGAATCGCTCTCAGCGTTGTAAGGGCGGCTGGGAGACTTTGCTTTGGCGTCCTCGTCGCCAGAATCGCTCTCAGCGTTGTAAGGGCGGCTGGGAGACTTTGCTTTGGCGTCCTCGTCACCAGAATAGCTCTCAGCGTTGTAAGGGCGGCTGGGAGACTTTGTTTTGGTGTCCTCGTCGCCAGAATCGCTCTCAGCATTGTAAGGGCGGCTGGGAGATTTTGCTTTGGCGTCCTCGTCGCCAGAATCGCTCTCAGCGTTGTAAGGGCGGCTGGGAGACTTTGCTTTGGCGTCCTCGTCGCCAGAATCGCTGTCAGCGTTGAAGGAGCCACTCGGAGACTTTGCTCTGAAGTCCTCGTCGCCGGAATCGCTGTCTGCGGCCGCTTTGGCGGCACCCCCCGTTTCCTCCATGTCCGAGCTGCTTCCCCTGCGCCTGACAGGGGACGGCGCCCCCCCATACTCGTTGTCCGAGGCGGCGTGTTTGACCGGCGACGATTCCTCGTTGTCTGATATGCTCATCCGGCGTTTGCCCACAGAGTCATCGTCGCTGTCGGCAGGCCTCGCCGCCTCTGCTTCAGAGTCGCTGCCTTCATTGCCATGGCGACCGACAGCTTCCGCCTCGGAGTCGCTGTCAACAGCCGGCCGAGCATCGTTGTCCGAGCCGCTGTCATCCCGGCGCTTGTTGTAGGACGTGTCCTCTTCATTGCTGCCCTCGTCCTGTTGACATAACCATTTGgtcatgtgacattaacatcatGTACATGCTACTATTACACCACTTGTTTAAAAGTAGGTACGGCACATCTCCTAAGTCAAAACTGCTAAAAGAAAACGTTCATGAAATCATCCAGGAATGCATCAATAACCCTGACCTCAGACTGATGTCTGTTGCTGCTCACGTCCTCACTGTCCGATGCTGGATGTTCATCCAGAACTGGAGTGCCGCCTCCATCATCTGTGGATGAAAACTCTTTTTATTAACTTCTCATATTACGCAATAATTACCACATGACAAATCAACTGTTAGAGAGTGGAAATCTCACTCGGTCCAATACcccacaccagtgtttttcaaccactgtgatacagcctggtgtgccgtgtgcttttatctaatttcccctatttgggttaaaaatattttttgcaaaccagtaattatagtctgcaaattatgtgttgttgtttagtgtcagcagagtaaccgtgtaatactcttccatattatTAGGTGGtgaccggtagctaattgctttgtagatgtcaagacagcgggaggcagtgtgcaggtaaaaagatgtctaatgcttaaaccaaaaataaacaaaatgtgagtgcacctaagaaaaggcattgaagcttagggaaggctatgcagaacaaaattaaaactgaactggctacaaagtaaacaaaaacagaatgctggacgacagcaaagacttacagcgtgtggagcaaagatggcgtccacgaagtacattcgtacatgacatgacaatcaacaatgtccccacaaagaaggatagaaacaactgaaatattcttgcttgctaaaacaaagcagatgcgggaaatatcgctcaaaggaagacatgaaactgctacaggaaaataccaaacaaagagaaaaagccaccaaaataggagagcaagacaagaactaaaacactacacacaggaaaacagcaaaaaactcaaaataagacagtacacctactttgagacaagagctatattgatgcatgcttggttatggtttaaattcatattcaacaattgcgacaacgatttTTTTCTGTTAACGAGTTTCGCATTTTTAAAGAttgctgctggtggtgtgcctccgcattttttttcaacgcaaaaaatgtgccttttgattgattgattgaaacttttattagtaggttgcacagtgaagtacatattccgtacaattgaccactaaatggtaacacccgaataagtttttcaacatgtttaagtcggggtccacttaaattgattcatgatacagatatatactattatcataatacagtcatcacacaagataatcagagtatatacattgaattatttacaatctggggtgtgggatatggagggggggggggggggggggggggcatgtttGGTTGGtaacaacacttcagtcatcaacacttgtatcatcagagaaatggacattggaacaatgtagtactgacttggtaggatatgtacagcaagtagtggacacaaagagagagatcagaaagtataagaaaaagtataagaaaaagtataagaaaaagtgtctacatttgattatttacaatctgaaTAGGTATGATGAGGACGGGAGggtgtgagtttagggttgaagttgcctggaggtgttcttttagtgcggttttgaaggaggatagagatgcccttttttttttacacctgttgggagtgcattccatattgatgtggcatagaaggagaatgagttaagacctttgttggatcggaatctggattgaacgtggttagtagagctctccctggtgttgtggttatggcggtcatttacgttaaggaagtagtttgacatgtacttcggtatcagggaggtgtagcggattttatagactaggctcagtgcaagttgtttgactctgtcctccaccctgagccagcccactttggagaagtgggtaggagtgatgtgggatctggggtggaggtctagaagtaatctgactagcttgttctgggacgtttggagtctagatttgagggttttggaggtgctagggcaggggtcgccaacacaaaatgttgaaagagccatattggaccaaaaatacaaaaataaatccgtctggagccgcaaaaaattaaaagccatattacatacagatagtgtgtcatgagatatacattgaattaagaggacttaaaggaaactaaatgacctcaaatatagctacaaatgaggcataatgatgcaatatgtacatatagctagcctaaatagcatgttagcatcgattagcttgcagttatgcagtgaccaaatatgtctgattagcactccaacaagtcaataacatcaacaaaactcacctttcatgcacaaccttaaaagtttggtggacaaaatgagacagaaaaagaagtggcataaaacacgtccgagaaagttatacatgtaaacaaactacggtgagttcaaggaccgccaaaattagtaggacaaaacggcgctcgccaaatactcgaatcagtgaagcatgtttaatataaacagtgtgctttataacaattagggaggtttgtgtcatgtttgtcctcctacagaaaccatattaaaacaaaaaatagattgttttcccctcatctttttccatttttcatacatttctgaaaaagctccagagagccactagggcggcgataAAGAGCCGCatccggctctagagccgcgggttgccgacccctgtgctagggtaccaggaggtgcatgcgtaatcggaaaagggttgaacgagagttcccgctagaatcttcatggtgcttttgttgaccagagatgaGATTgttggacaacttaagctgtacatcaagcaagaatgggaaagaattccacctgagaagcttcaaaaatgtgtctcctcagcagtgttgggttagttactgaaaatcagtaactagttacagttactaccgtattttccgcactattagccgcacctaaaaaccacaaatttactcaaaagctgacagtgcggcttataacccggtgcgctttatatatggattaatattaagattaattttcataaagtttcggtctcgcaactacggtaaacagccgccatcttttttccccgtagaagaggaagtgcttcttcttctacgcaagcaaccgccaaggtaagcacccgcccccatagaacaggaagcgcttcttcttctactgtaagcaaccacccgcccgcgtagaagaagaagaagcgcgcggatattacgtttcatttcctttgtgtgtttacatctgtaaagaccacaaaatggctcctactaagcgacaggtttccggtttatgaaaagacgcaatctctccatccgcacacggactactatttcacagcaactgcctaaagactttcaagaaaagctggctactttccgtgcatattgtaaaaacaagatagctgaaaaaaagatccggccagagaacattatcaacatggacgaggttccactgacttttgatattcctgtgaaccgcactgtggatacaacgggagcacgtacggtgaatattcgcaccacaggtaatgagaagtcatccttcactgtggttctagcttgccatgctaatggccagaaacttccacccatggtgat from the Nerophis lumbriciformis linkage group LG17, RoL_Nlum_v2.1, whole genome shotgun sequence genome contains:
- the iws1 gene encoding uncharacterized protein iws1 isoform X1, translating into MDGEEDDFMSESHSDDGGGTPVLDEHPASDSEDVSSNRHQSEDEGSNEEDTSYNKRRDDSGSDNDARPAVDSDSEAEAVGRHGNEGSDSEAEAARPADSDDDSVGKRRMSISDNEESSPVKHAASDNEYGGAPSPVRRRGSSSDMEETGGAAKAAADSDSGDEDFRAKSPSGSFNADSDSGDEDAKAKSPSRPYNAESDSGDEDAKAKSPSRPYNAESDSGDEDTKTKSPSRPYNAESYSGDEDAKAKSPSRPYNAESDSGDEDAKAKSPSRPYNAESDSGDENTKAKSPSRPFNADSDSGDEDAKTKSPRRPFNADSDSGDEDAKTKSPRRPFNADSDSGDEDAKTKSPSRPFNADSDSGDEDAKAKSPSRPFNADSDSGDEGAKTKSPGRHSNADSDSGDEDAKEKSPRRSFNVDSDSGGEGAKEKSPRRPFNADSDSGGEGAKAKSLSRHSKADSGSGDKGAKEKSPRRPFNADSDSGDEGAKAKSLSRHSKADSGSGDKGSKEKSPRRPFNTDSDSGDEGPKAKSLSRHSNADSDSGDEGIKAKSPSRPSKPDSDSDAEMPTRRKAARVDSDDEAETRQGNAEGKGRGKWKAVMKSDSEDEGDGGEQRKATTGSDVEMQAAHRTSDNSDDDEQPVKRKKAILSDSEDEEQTNKPAKRSRAVSDDDNSDSDADSGGPDKSMAAKLRELGSDSGSDEDDGSKATGEKKDEKALFGSDSDSEDNEEEKMIADIFGESGDEEEEEFTGFNQEDLEGDKEEATQKKQQMQEDSDSDEGVERGGGGHDTSFMSDFDIMLARKKAMSGKKRRHRDGGTFISDADDVVSAMIMKMTEAAEEDRTLNSQKKPALKKLTLLPQVVMHLKKQDLKDTFIDSGVMSAIKEWIGPLPDKSLPALRIREELLKILQELPSVSQETLKHSGIGRAVMFLYKHPKESRSNKDLALKLINEWSRPIFGLTSNYKGMTREERQQRDLDQQMPQRRRLSSGGQTPRRDLEKQLTGEEKALRPGDPGFCARARVPMPSNKDYVVRPKWNMEMESSRGPMKRGGMNRVDKQMRRFADIRRLTKIGHAVKISVEGNKMPL
- the iws1 gene encoding uncharacterized protein iws1 isoform X2 — protein: MDGEEDDFMSESHSDDGGGTPVLDEHPASDSEDVSSNRHQSEDEGSNEEDTSYNKRRDDSGSDNDARPAVDSDSEAEAVGRHGNEGSDSEAEAARPADSDDDSVGKRRMSISDNEESSPVKHAASDNEYGGAPSPVRRRGSSSDMEETGGAAKAAADSDSGDEDFRAKSPSGSFNADSDSGDEDAKAKSPSRPYNAESDSGDEDAKAKSPSRPYNAESDSGDEDTKTKSPSRPYNAESYSGDEDAKAKSPSRPYNAESDSGDEDAKAKSPSRPYNAESDSGDENTKAKSPSRPFNADSDSGDEDAKTKSPRRPFNADSDSGDEDAKTKSPRRPFNADSDSGDEDAKTKSPSRPFNADSDSGDEDAKAKSPSRPFNADSDSGDEGAKTKSPGRHSNADSDSGDEDAKEKSPRRSFNVDSDSGGEGAKEKSPRRPFNADSDSGGEGAKAKSLSRHSKADSGSGDKGAKEKSPRRPFNADSDSGDEGAKAKSLSRHSKADSGSGDKGSKEKSPRRPFNTDSDSGDEGPKAKSLSRHSNADSDSGDEGIKAKSPSRPSKPDSDSDAEMPTRRKAARVDSDDEAETRQGNAEGKGRGKWKAVMKSDSEDEGDGGEQRKATTGSDVEMQAAHRTSDNSDDDEQPVKRKKAILSDSEDEEQTNKPAKRSRAVSDDDNSDSDADSGGPDKSMAAKLRELGSDSGSDEDDGSKATGEKKDEKALFGSDSDSEDNEEEKMIADIFGESGDEEEEEFTGFNQEDLEGDKEEATQKKQQMQEDSDSDEGVERGGGGHDTSFMSDFDIMLARKKAMSGKKRRHRDGGTFISDADDVVSAMIMKMTEAAEEDRTLNSQKKPALKKLTLLPQVVMHLKKQDLKDTFIDSGVMSAIKEWIGPLPDKSLPALRIREELLKILQELPSVSQETLKHSGIGRAVMFLYKHPKESRSNKDLALKLINEWSRPIFGLTSNYKGMTREERQQRDLDQQMPQRRRLSSGGQTPRRDLEKQLTGEEKALRPGDPGFCARARVPMPSNKDYVVRPKWNMEMESSRNAYKKGLSLLEKHKRRFAEQRKRQRPQGAVKISVEGNRMPL